In one Pseudomonas sp. Bout1 genomic region, the following are encoded:
- a CDS encoding phage holin family protein: MSIGESGSSTGPSSTSRRLGAAVLGLLHSHVELFGIELQEQKARTVSLLLFAGLALVFALLLLVGLSALVMILVWDTYRLTGIISLCVFYILAAAFCGLRLKAAVFDESTPFHATLEELANDRERLLP, encoded by the coding sequence ATGTCTATCGGCGAATCCGGCTCGTCCACGGGCCCAAGTTCTACCTCGCGGCGCCTGGGCGCGGCTGTCCTGGGTTTGCTGCACAGCCACGTCGAGCTGTTTGGCATCGAGTTGCAGGAACAGAAAGCCCGCACCGTCAGCCTGCTGCTGTTCGCAGGCCTGGCGCTGGTGTTTGCCTTGCTGTTGCTGGTGGGTTTGTCGGCGCTGGTGATGATCCTGGTGTGGGACACCTACCGCCTGACCGGGATCATCAGCCTCTGCGTGTTCTACATACTGGCCGCAGCGTTCTGCGGGTTGCGCTTGAAGGCGGCGGTGTTCGATGAGTCCACGCCGTTCCACGCCACCCTCGAAGAGCTGGCCAACGACCGGGAGCGCCTGCTGCCATGA
- a CDS encoding YqjD family protein has translation MASKTAKTAQEILMADFQTLVSDTEKLLDDTAILAGDQADELRSKIHESLLKARETLQLTEDSLRERGQAAVNATEDYVQANPWQSVGIAAGVGFLIGLLATRR, from the coding sequence ATGGCCAGCAAAACGGCAAAGACTGCTCAAGAAATATTGATGGCGGATTTTCAAACCCTGGTCAGCGATACCGAGAAGCTGCTGGATGACACCGCGATCCTCGCCGGAGACCAGGCAGACGAATTGCGCAGCAAGATTCACGAAAGCCTGCTCAAGGCCCGTGAAACCCTACAACTGACCGAAGACTCGCTGCGTGAGCGCGGCCAGGCGGCGGTTAACGCCACTGAAGATTATGTCCAGGCCAACCCTTGGCAGTCCGTTGGCATTGCCGCCGGCGTGGGCTTTCTGATCGGCCTGCTGGCTACAAGGCGCTAA
- a CDS encoding ammonium transporter, with product MENLQSAVDTLVHSSNTLFILIGAVMVLAMHAGFAFLEVGTVRQKNQVNALSKILSDFAISTLAYFFIGYWISYGVTFMQPAAVISADHGYGLVKFFFLLTFAAAIPAIISGGIAERARFAPQLCATALIVAFIYPFFEGMVWNGNYGLQAWLLATFGASFHDFAGSVVVHAMGGWLALAAVLLLGPRQGRYREGRLVAFAPSSIPFLALGSWILIVGWFGFNVMSAQTLSGVSGLVAVNSLMAMVGGTVAALVIGRNDPGFLHNGPLAGLVAICAGSDLMHPVGALVTGVVAGGLFVWCFIAAQDRWKIDDVLGVWPLHGLCGVWGGIACGIFGQTALGGLGGVSLISQLIGTALGVVVALAGGFLVYGVIKRVYGLRLSQEEEYYGADLSIHKIGAVSQD from the coding sequence ATGGAAAATTTGCAAAGCGCGGTGGACACCCTCGTCCACAGCTCCAACACGTTGTTTATTCTGATTGGTGCGGTCATGGTCCTGGCCATGCACGCCGGCTTTGCGTTCCTGGAAGTTGGCACCGTGCGTCAGAAGAACCAGGTCAATGCCCTGTCGAAAATCCTCAGCGACTTTGCCATCTCCACACTGGCCTATTTCTTTATAGGCTATTGGATCTCCTACGGCGTGACCTTCATGCAGCCGGCGGCGGTGATCAGCGCCGACCACGGTTATGGGCTGGTCAAGTTCTTCTTCCTGCTGACCTTTGCGGCGGCGATCCCGGCGATCATTTCCGGGGGGATTGCCGAGCGTGCACGTTTTGCTCCGCAACTGTGCGCCACCGCGTTGATCGTGGCGTTTATCTACCCGTTTTTCGAAGGCATGGTGTGGAACGGCAACTACGGCCTGCAAGCCTGGTTGCTGGCCACCTTCGGCGCCAGCTTCCATGACTTTGCCGGCAGCGTCGTGGTGCACGCCATGGGCGGCTGGCTGGCGCTGGCGGCGGTGCTGTTGCTGGGGCCGCGCCAGGGGCGTTATCGGGAAGGGCGCCTGGTGGCGTTCGCGCCGTCGAGCATTCCATTCCTGGCGTTGGGGTCGTGGATTTTGATCGTGGGCTGGTTTGGCTTCAACGTCATGAGCGCGCAAACCCTGTCCGGGGTCAGCGGGCTGGTGGCGGTCAATTCGCTGATGGCGATGGTCGGCGGCACGGTGGCGGCACTGGTGATCGGGCGTAACGACCCAGGCTTCTTGCACAACGGTCCGTTGGCCGGGCTGGTGGCGATCTGTGCCGGTTCCGACCTGATGCATCCGGTGGGCGCGCTGGTGACTGGCGTAGTGGCAGGTGGCCTGTTCGTCTGGTGCTTCATCGCGGCCCAGGACCGCTGGAAGATCGATGATGTGCTGGGTGTGTGGCCGCTGCACGGGCTGTGTGGCGTATGGGGCGGGATTGCCTGCGGGATCTTCGGCCAGACTGCCTTGGGCGGCTTGGGCGGCGTGAGTTTGATCAGCCAGTTGATCGGCACCGCGTTGGGCGTGGTGGTGGCGCTGGCCGGCGGCTTCCTCGTATACGGCGTGATCAAGCGCGTGTATGGCCTGCGCTTGAGTCAGGAAGAAGAGTATTACGGCGCCGATTTGTCGATTCACAAGATTGGCGCCGTCAGCCAGGATTGA
- a CDS encoding monovalent cation:proton antiporter-2 (CPA2) family protein: protein MFANLLIILASSLVVIALFRRLQLPPVLGYLCVGLAVGPTALDWVNDSEELPDLAELGVVFLLFSLGLEFSLSKMFSLRRVVFGLGSLQVLCCGLLLGGLLALCSLSPTTALLLGAGLALSSTAIVSKELTSLGEIFSSHGQNAIGVLLFQDVVAVLLLTLVPVFAGNSEQAWYWALPQTLGKTVVLFLGLLLASRWLLPRLFREVAASHSAELFVLLALVIVLLTAWLTHLLGLSPALGAFLAGMLLGESHYRHQIEADIRPFRDILLGLFFVSIGMLIDLQLFISHSLLILGLTLTLMVIKGCVVALLVQLRGSDGETAWRSGLALAQGGEFCFALMAQMQQSHLMPAEISGLLLAATFCSMLLTPLLLRAAPVIALRLHRKPNQQVQLEEITALNAELRGHAVICGYGRVGQSIGRFLQREQQPFIALDDDPERVQEAATADSAVHYGDCRRGALLSAVGLERARLVVIAVDNSDVALTVLKEARRVNPHVPILVRTRDDSQLAELKAAGATEVVPELLESSLMLASHALILLGLSHQQVKARVDEVRQGRYQLLHGCNQDPGDSPLNPG, encoded by the coding sequence GTGTTTGCCAACCTGCTGATTATCCTGGCCTCCTCCCTAGTGGTGATTGCACTGTTTCGCCGCCTGCAACTGCCACCGGTGCTGGGCTATCTGTGTGTTGGCCTGGCGGTAGGCCCAACCGCCCTCGACTGGGTGAATGACAGCGAAGAGCTGCCAGACCTCGCCGAGTTGGGCGTGGTGTTCCTGCTATTTTCCCTGGGCCTGGAGTTTTCCCTGAGCAAAATGTTCAGCCTGCGCCGGGTGGTGTTTGGCCTGGGCAGCCTGCAAGTGCTGTGTTGCGGGTTGCTGCTGGGCGGCCTGCTGGCGCTGTGCAGCCTGTCGCCGACTACCGCGCTGCTGCTCGGCGCCGGCCTGGCGTTGTCGTCCACTGCGATCGTCAGCAAGGAGTTGACCAGCCTCGGGGAAATCTTCAGCAGCCATGGCCAGAATGCGATCGGGGTATTGCTGTTTCAGGATGTGGTGGCGGTATTGCTGCTGACCCTGGTGCCGGTGTTCGCCGGCAACAGCGAGCAAGCCTGGTATTGGGCATTGCCACAAACCCTGGGCAAGACCGTGGTGCTATTCCTCGGCCTGCTGCTGGCGAGCCGCTGGTTGCTGCCGCGATTGTTCCGCGAGGTGGCGGCGTCCCACTCGGCCGAGTTGTTCGTGCTGCTGGCACTGGTGATTGTGCTGCTCACCGCCTGGCTGACGCATTTGCTGGGTTTGTCCCCGGCCCTCGGCGCGTTTCTCGCCGGCATGCTGCTGGGCGAAAGCCATTACCGCCATCAGATCGAAGCCGATATCCGACCGTTTCGCGACATCCTGCTGGGGCTGTTTTTTGTCAGCATCGGCATGCTGATCGACCTGCAACTGTTCATCAGCCATAGCCTGTTGATCCTTGGCCTCACCCTCACCCTGATGGTGATCAAAGGCTGTGTCGTGGCGCTACTCGTGCAGCTACGCGGCAGCGACGGTGAAACCGCCTGGCGCAGTGGCCTGGCATTGGCCCAGGGCGGTGAATTCTGTTTTGCCTTGATGGCGCAAATGCAGCAAAGCCACCTGATGCCCGCCGAAATCAGCGGGTTGCTGCTCGCGGCCACCTTCTGCTCGATGCTACTGACCCCGCTATTGCTCAGGGCCGCCCCCGTCATCGCCCTGCGCCTGCATCGCAAGCCCAACCAGCAAGTGCAGCTTGAAGAGATAACCGCCCTCAACGCCGAGCTGCGCGGCCATGCGGTGATTTGCGGTTATGGCCGGGTTGGCCAGTCCATCGGGCGATTCCTGCAACGAGAGCAGCAGCCGTTCATTGCCCTGGATGACGACCCGGAGCGAGTCCAGGAAGCGGCCACCGCAGACAGCGCGGTGCATTACGGCGACTGCCGCCGTGGCGCCCTTCTCAGCGCCGTCGGCCTGGAACGTGCGCGCCTGGTGGTGATCGCGGTGGACAACAGCGACGTCGCCCTGACCGTGCTCAAGGAAGCGCGGCGGGTCAACCCTCACGTGCCGATCCTGGTGCGTACCCGTGACGACAGTCAGTTGGCCGAGCTGAAAGCCGCCGGCGCCACTGAAGTGGTGCCCGAGTTGCTGGAGTCGAGCCTGATGCTCGCCTCCCACGCGCTGATCCTGCTGGGTTTGTCGCACCAGCAGGTGAAGGCGCGTGTGGATGAAGTGCGCCAGGGCCGGTACCAGTTGCTACATGGCTGCAACCAGGACCCGGGTGACTCGCCCCTCAATCCTGGCTGA
- a CDS encoding glutaredoxin family protein, with amino-acid sequence MLPECQLFGTLGCHLCEFAEAEIMPLVEHGLLVELVDIADSEALFEAYGLRIPVLRRVDTGAELEWPFDEAQVVSFLL; translated from the coding sequence ATGCTTCCTGAATGTCAGTTGTTCGGCACCCTGGGCTGCCATCTGTGTGAATTTGCCGAAGCCGAAATAATGCCGTTGGTCGAACACGGCCTGTTGGTGGAGTTGGTGGATATCGCCGATTCCGAAGCCCTGTTCGAAGCCTACGGCCTGCGGATTCCGGTGCTGCGCCGGGTGGACACGGGCGCCGAGCTGGAGTGGCCGTTCGATGAAGCGCAGGTGGTGAGCTTTCTGCTCTAG
- a CDS encoding transcriptional regulator — protein MVNVEQLKSSVNRMSADVVRDAVNELRLDGLVTEGKTPFNKVHFNTCFAEIEALFQRAGYHKQLDVVGYQGLLYALYDPGRWEAVDVLRWLKEFTEAASVSPVLRAELAKA, from the coding sequence GTGGTGAATGTTGAACAACTGAAAAGCAGCGTCAATCGCATGTCCGCCGACGTCGTGCGCGATGCGGTGAACGAGCTGCGCCTCGATGGCCTGGTCACGGAAGGCAAGACGCCGTTTAACAAAGTGCATTTCAATACCTGCTTTGCCGAGATCGAAGCGCTGTTCCAGCGTGCCGGTTATCACAAGCAACTGGACGTAGTGGGTTATCAGGGCTTGTTGTATGCGCTTTACGACCCAGGCCGCTGGGAAGCGGTGGACGTGCTGCGCTGGCTCAAGGAGTTCACCGAGGCGGCCAGTGTGTCACCGGTGCTGCGCGCGGAATTGGCCAAGGCTTGA
- a CDS encoding pseudouridine synthase, whose product MPMSVFSAAQHQASTLYLPPGAWATVLDCLCEHFQAISREQWLDRIARGRVLDINGAPINQGLAYREGLCIYYFREVPNEKVIPVQETILYADEHLVVADKPHFLPVTPAGEYVEQTLLRRLIRRLDNPALVPLHRIDRHTAGLVLFSANPQTRSAYQQLFPTRKIDKFYEAIAPALPGLTFPLVHKSRLVDGEPFFRMQEGEGASNTETAVEVREKNGDLWRYGLFPVTGKKHQLRVHMTALGASICNDPFYPDVIKDAEDDYANPLKLLAQGVRFIDPVTGLARSFRSQISLHW is encoded by the coding sequence CTGCCCATGTCCGTTTTTTCCGCTGCCCAGCATCAAGCCAGCACCTTGTACCTGCCGCCGGGCGCCTGGGCCACCGTGCTGGATTGCCTGTGCGAGCATTTCCAGGCCATCAGCCGTGAGCAATGGCTGGACCGCATCGCCCGGGGCCGGGTGCTGGACATCAACGGCGCACCGATCAATCAAGGCCTGGCCTACCGCGAAGGCCTGTGTATCTACTACTTTCGCGAAGTGCCCAACGAAAAAGTGATCCCGGTGCAGGAGACGATCCTGTACGCCGATGAGCACTTGGTGGTGGCCGACAAGCCGCATTTCCTGCCGGTAACGCCCGCCGGTGAGTACGTCGAGCAAACGCTGTTGCGCCGCTTGATTCGTCGCCTGGACAATCCGGCCCTGGTGCCGCTGCATCGCATCGACCGGCACACGGCGGGGCTGGTGCTGTTTTCGGCAAATCCGCAGACGCGTTCGGCGTATCAACAGCTGTTTCCCACGCGCAAGATCGACAAGTTCTACGAAGCTATCGCCCCGGCGTTGCCCGGGCTGACTTTCCCGTTGGTGCATAAAAGCCGGCTGGTAGATGGCGAGCCGTTCTTTCGCATGCAGGAAGGCGAGGGTGCGAGTAACACCGAGACGGCGGTGGAGGTACGGGAAAAGAACGGCGACTTGTGGCGCTACGGCCTGTTTCCGGTCACCGGCAAGAAGCACCAGTTGCGGGTGCACATGACGGCGTTGGGCGCGAGTATCTGCAACGACCCGTTCTACCCCGATGTCATCAAGGATGCCGAGGACGACTACGCCAACCCGCTCAAGCTGCTGGCCCAGGGCGTGCGGTTTATCGACCCAGTCACCGGCCTTGCGCGCAGCTTTCGCAGCCAGATCAGTTTGCACTGGTAA
- a CDS encoding YgdI/YgdR family lipoprotein — translation MTQRTIAALMLALGLATLAGCASPTVITLNDGREIQAVDTPKFDKSTGFYEFEQLDGKRTQINKDQVRTVKDL, via the coding sequence ATGACTCAACGGACCATCGCCGCTCTCATGCTTGCACTGGGCCTCGCTACCCTTGCCGGTTGCGCCTCGCCTACAGTGATCACCCTGAATGACGGTCGCGAAATCCAGGCCGTCGACACTCCTAAATTCGACAAGTCCACCGGCTTCTACGAATTTGAACAGCTGGATGGCAAGCGCACCCAGATCAACAAGGATCAGGTTCGCACCGTTAAAGACCTGTAA
- the mobA gene encoding molybdenum cofactor guanylyltransferase MobA, producing the protein MPRHSSSLPCSVLLLAGGRGQRMGGLDKGLLDWHGQPLIAHLHRLVRPLTDDLIISCNRNQVQYAAYADQLVGDDSPDFPGPLAGIRAGLAVARHGHLLVLPCDVPQIDERLLADLRNTAQQNPLLPVMVRHGNFWEPLLCVIPTLLREPFEQAWEAGERSPRQIMQALGAKAVDCPADDPRLANFNTPQLLHRPPSVSE; encoded by the coding sequence ATGCCACGCCATTCTTCCTCACTGCCCTGCTCCGTGCTGTTGCTGGCCGGCGGCCGTGGCCAGCGCATGGGCGGCCTCGACAAGGGCCTGCTCGACTGGCACGGGCAGCCGCTGATCGCACATCTGCATCGCCTGGTGCGGCCTTTGACCGATGACTTGATCATCTCCTGCAACCGCAACCAGGTGCAGTACGCGGCCTACGCCGATCAATTGGTCGGCGATGACAGCCCGGATTTCCCCGGCCCCCTGGCGGGCATCCGCGCAGGACTGGCGGTGGCGCGGCATGGGCATCTGCTGGTATTGCCGTGCGATGTGCCGCAAATCGATGAGCGATTGCTCGCCGACCTGCGCAATACGGCGCAGCAGAACCCATTGCTGCCCGTGATGGTGCGCCACGGCAATTTTTGGGAACCACTGCTCTGCGTCATACCGACGCTGCTGCGTGAGCCCTTCGAACAAGCCTGGGAGGCCGGCGAGCGCAGCCCGCGCCAGATCATGCAGGCGCTGGGTGCCAAGGCCGTGGATTGCCCCGCCGACGATCCGCGCCTGGCCAACTTCAATACACCGCAGTTGTTGCACCGCCCGCCCAGCGTGTCAGAATGA
- the moaB gene encoding molybdenum cofactor biosynthesis protein B, whose amino-acid sequence MKAKADAPFVPLNIAVLTVSDTRTLETDTSGQVFVDRLTAAGHLLAERVLLKDDLYKIRAQVAHWIAEDVVQVVLITGGTGFTGRDSTPEAVSCLLDKQVDGFGELFRQISVADIGTSTVQSRALAGLANGTLVCCLPGSTNAVRTGWDGILAEQLDNRHRPCNFVPHLKQAEPCESRG is encoded by the coding sequence ATGAAAGCCAAGGCTGATGCGCCCTTTGTACCCCTGAATATCGCTGTATTGACGGTCAGTGACACCCGTACCCTGGAAACCGACACCTCGGGCCAGGTCTTCGTCGACCGGCTGACCGCCGCCGGCCATCTGTTGGCCGAGCGCGTGCTGCTTAAAGATGACCTGTACAAAATCCGTGCGCAAGTGGCGCACTGGATCGCCGAAGACGTGGTGCAAGTGGTGTTGATCACCGGCGGCACCGGCTTCACCGGCCGCGACAGCACCCCGGAGGCCGTGAGCTGCCTGCTGGACAAGCAGGTGGACGGTTTCGGCGAGCTGTTCCGGCAAATCTCCGTGGCCGATATCGGCACCTCCACCGTTCAGTCCCGTGCCCTGGCCGGCCTGGCCAACGGCACACTGGTGTGCTGCCTGCCGGGCTCCACCAACGCGGTGCGCACCGGTTGGGACGGGATTCTCGCCGAGCAACTGGATAACCGTCACCGCCCGTGCAACTTCGTTCCGCATCTGAAGCAGGCCGAACCCTGTGAATCCCGTGGATAA
- the glp gene encoding gephyrin-like molybdotransferase Glp, which yields MNPVDKPGKNGALMPVEDALEHLLAMAEAAPIREQETLPLAECDGRVLAQALVSTLDLPPWPNSAMDGYALRLADWTGEPLVVSQRIFAGTAPQPLAAGTCARIFTGAPVPRGADCVEMQENAVVHADQRVSFTEALQADQNIRPQGQETTVGELVLPAGTRLGPIELGLAASLGRDRLEVVRRARVAVLSTGDELIEPGLPLGPGQIYNSNRRVLCSWLERLGCEVVDAGILPDDLEQTRERLGALGSVDLILSTGGVSVGEADFLGIALREEGELALWKLAIKPGKPLTFGHFRGVPVIGLPGNPASTLVTFALLARPYLLRRQGVQDVAPLRIEVPVGFVWAKPGNRREYLRGRLEQGKAIIYRNQSSGVLRSAAWAEGLVEVLEGTTLEIGDRVNFIPLSEVLN from the coding sequence GTGAATCCCGTGGATAAGCCGGGCAAGAACGGCGCGTTGATGCCGGTGGAAGACGCCCTCGAACACCTGCTGGCGATGGCCGAGGCAGCCCCCATTCGCGAGCAGGAAACCTTGCCGCTGGCTGAGTGTGATGGCCGGGTGTTGGCGCAGGCGTTGGTGTCGACCCTGGACTTGCCGCCCTGGCCCAACAGCGCCATGGACGGCTACGCCTTGCGTCTGGCGGACTGGACCGGCGAGCCACTGGTGGTCAGCCAGCGCATTTTTGCCGGCACGGCGCCGCAGCCTTTGGCCGCTGGCACCTGTGCACGCATCTTCACCGGTGCCCCGGTACCGCGAGGCGCGGACTGCGTGGAGATGCAAGAAAACGCTGTGGTCCATGCCGATCAGCGCGTGAGCTTTACAGAGGCGTTGCAGGCGGACCAGAACATCCGCCCCCAAGGCCAGGAAACCACCGTCGGCGAGCTGGTGTTGCCCGCAGGTACACGCCTGGGCCCGATTGAGCTGGGCTTGGCGGCTTCACTGGGTCGTGATCGCCTGGAGGTGGTGCGGCGCGCCCGCGTGGCCGTGTTGTCCACTGGCGACGAGTTGATCGAGCCGGGCCTGCCGCTGGGCCCAGGGCAGATCTACAACAGTAATCGCCGGGTGCTGTGCAGTTGGCTGGAGCGCCTGGGCTGCGAAGTGGTGGACGCCGGGATCCTGCCGGATGACCTGGAGCAAACCCGCGAGCGCCTGGGCGCATTGGGTTCAGTTGACCTGATTCTGTCCACTGGTGGTGTGTCGGTGGGTGAGGCGGACTTCCTCGGGATTGCCCTGCGCGAAGAAGGTGAGCTGGCGCTGTGGAAGCTGGCAATCAAGCCGGGCAAGCCGCTGACATTCGGGCATTTCCGTGGCGTACCGGTGATCGGTTTGCCGGGTAACCCCGCGTCGACGCTGGTGACTTTTGCGTTGCTGGCGCGGCCTTACCTGTTGCGCCGCCAGGGCGTGCAGGACGTGGCGCCGTTGCGCATTGAAGTGCCGGTGGGGTTTGTGTGGGCCAAGCCGGGCAATCGCCGCGAGTACCTGCGCGGTCGGTTGGAGCAGGGCAAGGCGATCATTTACCGCAACCAGAGCTCGGGTGTGCTGCGCAGTGCGGCGTGGGCCGAGGGCTTGGTGGAAGTGCTGGAAGGGACCACGCTGGAAATCGGTGACCGGGTCAACTTCATTCCGCTGAGCGAAGTGTTGAACTGA
- a CDS encoding M18 family aminopeptidase: MREELNQGLIDFLKASPTPFHATAALAQRLEAAGFQRLDERETWTTEANGRYYVTRNDSSIIAFKLGRHSPLQGGIRLVGAHTDSPCLRVKPQPELQRQGFWQLGVEVYGGALLAPWFDRDLSLAGRVTFRRDGKVESQLIDFKLPIAIIPNLAIHLNREANQGWAINAQTELPPILAQFAGDERVDFRAVLTEQLAREHGLNADVVLDYELSFYDTQSAAVIGLNGDFIAGARLDNLLSCYAGLQALLTAETDETCVLVCNDHEEVGSCSACGADGPMLEQTLRRLLPEGDEFVRTIQKSLLVSADNAHGVHPNYAEKHDANHGPKLNAGPVIKVNSNQRYATNSETAGFFRHLCMAEEVPVQSFVVRSDMGCGSTIGPITASHLGVRTVDIGLPTFAMHSIRELCGSHDLAHLVKVLSAFYASRDLP, from the coding sequence ATGCGCGAAGAGTTGAACCAAGGCCTGATCGACTTCCTCAAGGCCTCCCCTACCCCGTTTCATGCTACCGCCGCCCTGGCGCAGCGCCTGGAAGCGGCCGGTTTCCAGCGTCTTGACGAGCGCGAGACCTGGACCACCGAGGCCAACGGGCGCTATTACGTGACCCGCAACGACTCCTCGATCATCGCCTTCAAGCTCGGCCGCCACTCGCCGCTGCAAGGCGGTATTCGCTTGGTCGGCGCCCACACCGACAGCCCGTGCCTGCGGGTCAAGCCACAGCCGGAGCTGCAACGCCAGGGTTTCTGGCAACTGGGTGTGGAAGTGTACGGCGGCGCGCTGCTGGCACCGTGGTTCGACCGCGACCTGTCCTTGGCCGGCCGCGTTACCTTCCGCCGCGACGGCAAGGTCGAAAGCCAACTGATCGACTTCAAGCTGCCCATCGCGATCATCCCCAACCTGGCCATTCACCTGAACCGTGAAGCCAACCAGGGCTGGGCGATCAATGCCCAGACCGAACTGCCGCCGATCCTCGCGCAGTTTGCCGGTGACGAACGTGTGGACTTTCGCGCGGTACTCACCGAGCAGTTGGCCCGTGAACACGGTTTGAACGCCGACGTGGTGCTCGACTATGAGTTGAGCTTCTACGACACCCAGAGCGCCGCAGTGATCGGCCTCAATGGCGACTTTATCGCCGGCGCCCGCCTGGACAACCTGCTGTCGTGCTACGCCGGCCTGCAAGCCTTGCTCACCGCCGAAACCGACGAAACCTGCGTACTGGTGTGCAACGACCACGAAGAAGTCGGCTCGTGCTCCGCCTGCGGTGCCGACGGCCCGATGCTGGAGCAGACCCTGCGCCGCCTGCTGCCTGAAGGCGATGAATTCGTACGCACCATCCAGAAGTCATTGCTGGTGTCTGCCGACAACGCCCACGGCGTGCATCCCAACTATGCGGAAAAGCACGACGCCAACCACGGCCCGAAACTCAATGCGGGCCCGGTGATCAAGGTCAACAGCAACCAGCGCTACGCCACCAACAGCGAAACCGCCGGGTTCTTCCGCCACCTGTGCATGGCCGAAGAAGTACCGGTGCAGAGCTTTGTGGTACGCAGCGACATGGGTTGCGGCTCGACCATCGGCCCGATCACCGCCAGCCACCTGGGCGTGCGTACGGTGGATATCGGCTTGCCGACATTTGCCATGCACTCGATTCGCGAGCTGTGCGGCAGCCACGACCTGGCGCACCTGGTGAAGGTGTTGAGTGCGTTTTACGCGAGTCGTGATTTACCGTAA
- a CDS encoding RluA family pseudouridine synthase, with amino-acid sequence MPLSNVHILHQDAAVLVVNKPTLLLSVPGRADDNKDCLITRLQENGYPEARIVHRLDWETSGIILLARDADSHRELSRQFHDRETEKAYTALCWGQPELDSGSIDLPLRYDPPTKPRHVVDHEFGKNALTFWKVLERCGEWCRVELTPITGRSHQLRVHMLSIGHPLLGDGLYAHQQALAAWPRLCLHASMLSFTHPQSGERLRFECPAPF; translated from the coding sequence ATGCCGTTGTCCAATGTCCATATCCTTCATCAGGACGCTGCTGTCCTGGTGGTGAACAAGCCTACCCTGCTGCTGTCGGTGCCCGGTCGCGCCGACGACAACAAGGACTGCCTGATCACCCGCCTGCAGGAAAACGGCTACCCCGAAGCCCGCATCGTCCACCGGCTGGACTGGGAAACGTCCGGCATCATCCTGCTGGCCCGTGACGCCGATAGCCACCGTGAACTGTCTCGTCAGTTCCACGACCGGGAAACCGAAAAGGCCTACACCGCGCTGTGCTGGGGCCAACCGGAACTGGACAGCGGCAGCATCGACTTGCCACTGCGCTACGACCCGCCCACCAAGCCACGGCACGTGGTGGACCATGAGTTCGGCAAGAACGCGTTGACCTTCTGGAAAGTCTTGGAGCGTTGCGGGGAGTGGTGCCGGGTTGAGTTGACGCCGATTACCGGCCGCTCGCATCAACTGCGTGTGCACATGCTGTCCATTGGTCACCCGTTGCTGGGCGATGGCTTGTACGCCCATCAACAGGCACTGGCAGCCTGGCCACGCCTGTGCCTGCACGCCAGCATGTTGAGCTTCACCCATCCCCAGAGCGGCGAGCGTTTGCGCTTCGAGTGCCCCGCGCCGTTTTAA
- the minE gene encoding cell division topological specificity factor MinE — protein MKFLDFFRANKKPSTASVAKERLQIIVAHERGQRSTPDYLPALQKELVEVIRKYVNIGNDDVHVALENDGSCSILELNITLPDR, from the coding sequence ATGAAATTTCTCGACTTCTTTCGCGCCAACAAAAAGCCAAGTACCGCGTCGGTAGCGAAAGAGCGTCTACAGATCATCGTGGCGCACGAACGCGGCCAACGCAGCACCCCGGATTACCTGCCAGCCTTGCAGAAAGAACTGGTTGAGGTGATCCGCAAGTACGTCAATATCGGCAACGATGACGTGCATGTCGCCCTGGAAAATGACGGCAGCTGCTCGATTCTGGAACTCAATATCACCCTGCCTGATCGTTGA